From the genome of Candidatus Poribacteria bacterium:
TAATAGAACTTAACAAATCACTCTTTGTATGGAGGTATTTCAATGACAACGCGACTTGAACAAGCTTTTACAGAAGCATCAAAACTCTCACCGAAGGAACAAGATGCCCTGGCAGATTGGGTACTTGCTGAACTCCGGTCTGAAAAAAAATGGGATCAATTATTCGCCAGTTCTCAAAAGGTATTATCTAAACTGGCTTCTGAAGCACTCAGCGAACATCGTAGTGGTCAAACACAGGAATTAGATCCAGACCGACTATGAATTCAAAAACGACGAAACGCTTCCGTCAGATGCTCTCGAGATTATCGCGTGACATTCGACAGCAAGCAAGAGAAGCTTACCGACTCTTCAGCAAGGATCCACGCCAACCACGGGCCAAATGGATATGTCCCTTCGTGATGTTTTCTAACACCATGACGCGTCCCTTGAATACCACCTAATTTTAGGGTATTATACAAGCAATGAACACCGAATTGCGAGACTATCCGCTGACAAGCAGCATCATTAAGTTAAAAACCGGTCGGGTCCAACTCACAATCGTAAAGGACCCCGATTGGTTTCTCGAACAACTCAGTCGAGAGGACGCCCAAGGCAAGCTCTACCTCCCCTATTGGACCTATCTCTGGGAGTCTTCGATCGGTCTCGCCCGCCATATAGAAAAAATCGGCACTCGCCTAAAAGATGCACATATCTTAGAAATCGGATGCGGATTCGGGTTGGCAGGAATTGTCGCCTGCCAGATGGGGGGGCGCGTGATTTTCACGGATGCGGAACAAGAGGCACTCCGCTTCGCATGCCACAACGCCGAGCAGAACGGTGTGAGCCAACGTGCCGATTTCGTCCAAATGGATTGGAACACCCCCTGTTTCAATCGCAAATTTCTGTTCATTCTCGCCGCCGATGTCATTTATGAAGAACCGCATTGGATACCGATCGTGACGCTACTCCAAGCGTATCTCGCCCACAACGGGGTCGCCCTCTTTTCTGAACCGAATCGTAGCAACGCGTCCGGTTTTTTCAAACGGCTCACCGACAACGGCTTTGTCTATCAAAAAACCTCCTACCCTGTCACATTAGACGGACAAACCTCTCAAGTTTCTATCTATACTGTCCGACGCGCGAGCGCATGAATGGCGTTGTCCTTGTAATATCTCTTCCAATCTTCCCTTCTTCCAGCCTTCCAATCTTCTTTTTCCATATTGCCCAAAAAACAGGAAAAAAGGCGAGTCCTCTGCTAAAAAAATAGGCAAAAATTCGCGTCCCATGGACTTTCTGTGCAGTTTCCGTTTTGAAGGAGCCTTATGAACCCTAAAGAAATCAGGAATCCGATCTTTTGGCAAGGTTTTTGCTAATGGTGTATTGAGGTTAATATTCCTCGTTGTCTCAGCATAGCAGATCGCGAACCCCAAGCTTGAAACGAAGTGGAAAGCGACTCGAGCACGAAAAACGTCAAAGCACAAACCCTGTCGTTTATCCGCAAGGTAAATTTAAAAAATTGGGAAAGGGTCGAGGATGGAAGCAGCTACCTCAACGCCGGGGACCCCACCTGCGTACGGGACGGGTAATCCGTCCTCTACAAAGGGACGAATCTTAATCATTGATAACAATCCAGAGCGCGCACACGCGTTAATCCAGATACTGGAAGCGAGCCTTTACAAAGTCGCTGTCCCTGTGCGTCTACAGGAAGGTTTGACTGGGCAGGTTACACGGATAAAACCAGACATCATATTGATCGGCGTTGACTTCCCAGGGCAAACGGTTCTCGGTTGGGTTGCATCCCTCCATGAAAGTTATCCGTGTCCGACAGTCATGTTTTCACGTGATGAACGATCGGAAACAATTCAAGCGGCAACGCGTGCGGGTGTTTCCGCGTATGCTGTCGGGAAACTTACGGGTGCCCGAGTAAAAACCATTATTGAGGCAGCTGTCGCCCGGTTCTATGAGTATCGGGCATTGCAAGAAGAACTTGAAAAAACGAAAATAAACCTTGCCGAACGTAAAATCATTGAACGTGCAAAGGAAGTGGTCGCACAGCAACGTGGCTGCAACGAATCACAAGCGTATCAAATTTTGCGGAAGATGGCGATGAATCGTAGAAAACGGCTCGCAGAAATTTCACAAGACGTGCTATCTGTCGCGGATGTATTGACGAACAAATTGTAGAGTAGTGCCTGTTCAAAGGTGAACAAAGTATTCACATCAGCATACGACCGATGTGTTCCGCACTACTGTGATGATAACGATAAACCTAACCGAAGGTGGCATATAAAATAAAGACAAATTGCGCCGCGACGGCACAATTTAGGTCTGGACACAGGTGTCCATTCAGTTTTACGGACGAGGTGACCTCGCCCCTACGGCTGATGGATGCCTTTTTTAATTTTTAATTATACCTGGCGGTTCGGTAAGGGGAATTAGCAACTTCACGTGGTTTTCCGTATACCCGCCTGCGCCGTTGTTGCAGGCTGCTGATATTGATTATTTCCTTTTTTGAAGTGTAGTCCGTAACGAAGTGGAGGACGGATAGAAGAAAAAGCACTTCAAAGTCAAGTCCATGTTATTCCTCCACAAGGTAAAATTAAAAGATCGGTTTTGAAGGAGATTCAAAAGTGAACCAATTGAAAAAGAAAACGATTTCGAGAAGTCGAGGGGTGCGTTCAGCACCGAGTTTGAAAAGCGAGAGGGTTTCCAAAAAAGCAAGGTCCAAGATAAACGCTGCGGAAACCCTGAAGCGAGACAAAAACGGACTTGAGGTCATTAATGACATTCCCAACTACATTCGGGAGGGTTGGGAATCTATTCCCCCGAACGAACGGGATCGGCTTAAGTGGGTAGGTGTCTTTTTCCGAAAGCAAACCCCCGGCGAATTCATGATGCGTCTCCGTATGTCAAGTGGTTTCAGCAATTCCGATCAACTTCGCGCTATTGCTGAAATCAGTGAAGCACACGGACCCGGGTTTGTCGATCTCACGACGCGCCAGCAGATCCAACTTCGAGGTTTCACGATCAAGAATGTCCAACATATCTGGAATCGGCTTGAAGAGGTCGGTTTAGGTTCACTCCAAACGGGTTTCGATAATATTCGCGGTGTCATCGGATGTCCCGTTGCGGGATTGACACCGAACGAACTCTTTGATGCATCGCAGGTCGGCAGGGAATTCACAAAACTCTTTGTCGGGAATAAGGAATTCACCGATATTCCGCGGAAGTTTAACGTCGGTATCACAGGCTGCTTGGATAACTGCACGCATACCGCCTCACAGGATATCGCCCTCACACCCGCGGTCAAAGAGATTGACGGTGAAAAAACAAACGGCTTTAATGTCGCAGTCGGTGGAAAGATGGGCTCCGGTGGCTACACGCCAGCGCAACCCCTTGACGTGTTTATTACGCCGAAAGAAGCCTCAGTTTTGTGTGCGGATATTACGTTAATTTTTCGAGAGCACGGACCTCGGATAGCTCGCAATAAATCCCGCCTTGCTTTTCTGATTGCAGATTGGGGGGCAGGAAAATTCCGAGAAGAATTAGAAAGACGTCGGCACAGAAAGCAGCCGCTCCTGACTGCGGGGAAAGACGCACGCGGTAAGAAAAAGACGGATCACACCGGTATCTTCTCACAGAAACAGCCGGGGCTCAACTACGTCGGGCTTGTTGTCCCAGTCGGACGGATTACAACAACGCCCCTTTTTGAGGTCGCACGGATCGCAGATAAATACGGCAACGGCAACATCCGTCTCACACAAGGACAGAATTTAATTATCACCAACGTGCCAGATGCAAAAATCGGAGACCTCACCGCAGAACCGCTCCTACAAGAACTCCGCTATGATCCTTCGGAAGTCATGCGCGGCATGGTAAGTTGCACAGGCATTGACTACTGCCACTTCTCGCTGATTGAAACCAAAGAACGCGCCATGGAAGCGATCCGGCATCTGGAGGCGAAACTCGGCAATACGAAACCGCTTACGATACATTGGTCAGGATGTCCAAACGGATGCGGCAACCACGCCGCTGCAGACATCGGACTCCTCGGTAAGAAAACCAAAATTGACGGGGTCGTCACGGATGCAGTGGACGTATTTCTTAAAGGAGATGCCGGGGCGAATCCGAAAATCGCGCCGAAGTTATTAGAAAACGTGCCTTGCGATGAACTACCGCAAGTGCTTGAGGGACTCATTCCTTACCTTTCACGTAGATCTTTTTAATTATGGGCCCCTGGGCTGCGCTCCATTACATTACGCGCAGGTTTTTGACAAGTTTCGACTATATTTGTGAATTTTGATATTTCTTTTCTCAAACCAAAATTGTAGCCTGCAACAATACGCAGAAATACACAGAAATACCCAAGCAAAGCCCCCTGCTGAATGCCACACGCGCAAATGTAATACAAGGAACGGATGTCGTCTATTCCCAGACGACATCCAGCGTTGATTCGCAAAAACATGCAGGCGGATATACGGAAAGGAGATAGAAACCTCCAATCCACCTGACCGAACCGCAAGGAAAATTTAAAAAAGGAAAATTTAAAAAATGGACATAAAAAACAAAGCAACACAGATAAAACTTTTCAGTTTAAAAACCGTTCAGATGCGCACGTTCCATACAACATGGTTTGCATTCTTTCTCGCCTTTTTTGGGTGGTTTGGCATTGCACCGCTAATGGCGATTGTGCGTGAAGACCTGATGCTAACAAAAGCAGAAATTGGGAACACGATTATCGCCTCCGTTGCAATCACAGTTATCGTGCGAATCTTAATCGGACCGCTGTGCGACCGGATCGGCTCTCGAAAGGCATACACGTGGCTGTTGATCCTCGGCTCACTGCCGGTCATGGGTATCGGTCTCGCTCAGAGCTACGAAACGTTTCTGCTATTCCGCTTGGCGATCGGTGCCATCGGTGCTGCGTTCGTCATCACACAGTATCATACATCAACGATGTTCGCCCCGAACTGTGTCGGGACAGCGAATGCGACAACGGCAGGCTGGGGGAACCTCGGCGGCGGTGTTACGCAGATGGTGATGCCTCTCATCTTTACCGCCGTGCTCAGTGTCGGTGTGGACAAATTCCTCGGATGGCGGTTGGCAATGATTATTCCTGGGATCGCTCTGTTTATCACGGGTTTCGCGTATTACTTTCTTACCCAAGACGCACCCGATGGAAACTATAAAGAGCTCCGTGACCGAGGTGACCTCGAACCCGCAAAAGGCAAGGGCATGGAGTCTTTCATGCTGGCGATTAAAGACTATCGCGTCTGGGCACTCTTTGTCATTTACGCTGCCTGTTTCGGGATAGAACTCACCATCAACAACGTCGCTGCCCTCTATTATCACGACCAGTTCCAGTTAGATGTCAAAACTGCTGGACTCATCGCGGGGTTGTTCGGTCTGATGAACATCTTTGCGCGGACAGTCGGTGGTGCTTTTTCCGATTTCTTTGCGAAAAAGATGGGACTTCGCGGACGCGTCATGTTCCTCTTCGTTGTCCTGTTAGGCGAAGGGATCATGCTGATGGTGTTCTCGCAGATGGCAGTCCTTGTGCTCGCTGTCGGAGCGATGATTGTTTTCAGTCTCTTTGTGCAGATGTCCGAGGGGGCAACATACGGAATCGTTCCCTTCATCAATCGAAAGGCGTTAGGAGCGGTTGCCGGTATTGTGGGTGCGGGTGGAAACGCTGGCGCAGTCGCCGCGGGTTTCCTGTTCCGTTCTGAGAGCATCACGATGCAGCAAGGTTTGTTATATCTCGGCATAACGGTCGCAGTCGCCTCCGTTGCGACAGCGTTGGTGAGATTCTCACCCGCAGTCCAAAACGCGGAGAAGAAAGCATTTGATGCCGCACTT
Proteins encoded in this window:
- a CDS encoding methyltransferase domain-containing protein, which translates into the protein MNTELRDYPLTSSIIKLKTGRVQLTIVKDPDWFLEQLSREDAQGKLYLPYWTYLWESSIGLARHIEKIGTRLKDAHILEIGCGFGLAGIVACQMGGRVIFTDAEQEALRFACHNAEQNGVSQRADFVQMDWNTPCFNRKFLFILAADVIYEEPHWIPIVTLLQAYLAHNGVALFSEPNRSNASGFFKRLTDNGFVYQKTSYPVTLDGQTSQVSIYTVRRASA
- a CDS encoding ANTAR domain-containing protein, whose product is MEAATSTPGTPPAYGTGNPSSTKGRILIIDNNPERAHALIQILEASLYKVAVPVRLQEGLTGQVTRIKPDIILIGVDFPGQTVLGWVASLHESYPCPTVMFSRDERSETIQAATRAGVSAYAVGKLTGARVKTIIEAAVARFYEYRALQEELEKTKINLAERKIIERAKEVVAQQRGCNESQAYQILRKMAMNRRKRLAEISQDVLSVADVLTNKL
- a CDS encoding ferredoxin--nitrite reductase encodes the protein MNQLKKKTISRSRGVRSAPSLKSERVSKKARSKINAAETLKRDKNGLEVINDIPNYIREGWESIPPNERDRLKWVGVFFRKQTPGEFMMRLRMSSGFSNSDQLRAIAEISEAHGPGFVDLTTRQQIQLRGFTIKNVQHIWNRLEEVGLGSLQTGFDNIRGVIGCPVAGLTPNELFDASQVGREFTKLFVGNKEFTDIPRKFNVGITGCLDNCTHTASQDIALTPAVKEIDGEKTNGFNVAVGGKMGSGGYTPAQPLDVFITPKEASVLCADITLIFREHGPRIARNKSRLAFLIADWGAGKFREELERRRHRKQPLLTAGKDARGKKKTDHTGIFSQKQPGLNYVGLVVPVGRITTTPLFEVARIADKYGNGNIRLTQGQNLIITNVPDAKIGDLTAEPLLQELRYDPSEVMRGMVSCTGIDYCHFSLIETKERAMEAIRHLEAKLGNTKPLTIHWSGCPNGCGNHAAADIGLLGKKTKIDGVVTDAVDVFLKGDAGANPKIAPKLLENVPCDELPQVLEGLIPYLSRRSF
- a CDS encoding MFS transporter produces the protein MDIKNKATQIKLFSLKTVQMRTFHTTWFAFFLAFFGWFGIAPLMAIVREDLMLTKAEIGNTIIASVAITVIVRILIGPLCDRIGSRKAYTWLLILGSLPVMGIGLAQSYETFLLFRLAIGAIGAAFVITQYHTSTMFAPNCVGTANATTAGWGNLGGGVTQMVMPLIFTAVLSVGVDKFLGWRLAMIIPGIALFITGFAYYFLTQDAPDGNYKELRDRGDLEPAKGKGMESFMLAIKDYRVWALFVIYAACFGIELTINNVAALYYHDQFQLDVKTAGLIAGLFGLMNIFARTVGGAFSDFFAKKMGLRGRVMFLFVVLLGEGIMLMVFSQMAVLVLAVGAMIVFSLFVQMSEGATYGIVPFINRKALGAVAGIVGAGGNAGAVAAGFLFRSESITMQQGLLYLGITVAVASVATALVRFSPAVQNAEKKAFDAALAERQRLKAEAF